In Gemmatimonadota bacterium, a single genomic region encodes these proteins:
- a CDS encoding pyrroloquinoline quinone-dependent dehydrogenase, producing the protein MRLFLTLCLAALPATLGAQQGAPDGEWPVYGGDAGSTKFSALDQIHERNVDQVSVLWQWRSPDNALAGENPAPSSAAFGADSGLSPAAFKATPIMVDGVLYIRTSLSLVAAIDAASGEQLWVFDPKSYEAGRPTNLGFNSRGVAHWAGGGESRIFLATGDARLWALDAATGEPVADFGSEGSIDLTAGLRREVSGRSYQVMSPPLVVGDVVVIGSSISDGPRYMTAPPGDVRAFDVRTGERRWIFHTVPQAGEPGNDTWENDSWQYTGNTNVWTIMSADEELGYVYLPIGTPTNDWYGGHRLGDNLFAESLVAVEAATGRRVWHYQFVHHGVWDYDIPAAPTLIDITVDGRRIKAVAQVTKQGFVYVFDRVTGEPVWPIEERPVPPSTVPGERLSPTQPFPTRPAPFERQGITVDDLIDFTPELRAEAEALLENSDHGGLFHPPSQKGTLNLPGWGGGANWQGAAVDPSNGMLYVPSRTSPITVRLVEADSARSDFRYMRGRGGSPLGPQRLPLVKPPYARLTAIDLNTGDHVWQIPLGDGIRARVIDMGIPDPGPLGGGAFTGPLLTETLLFIGHGGARDGAAGGPALLVLDKATGETLHTIELPSTPTGTPMTYMAAGRQYIVVAFGRSDETGLIALALR; encoded by the coding sequence ATGAGACTGTTCCTCACGCTCTGTCTCGCCGCCCTTCCCGCGACTCTTGGTGCACAGCAGGGCGCACCCGACGGCGAGTGGCCCGTCTATGGCGGCGATGCAGGGAGCACGAAGTTCTCGGCGCTGGATCAGATCCATGAGCGCAACGTCGATCAGGTGAGCGTCCTATGGCAGTGGCGCTCGCCGGACAACGCTTTGGCTGGGGAGAACCCAGCTCCCAGCTCTGCCGCCTTCGGGGCGGACTCGGGTCTCAGCCCTGCCGCCTTCAAGGCAACGCCGATCATGGTGGACGGCGTGCTCTACATCCGGACCTCGCTCAGCCTCGTGGCCGCGATAGACGCGGCTTCCGGCGAGCAACTCTGGGTGTTCGACCCGAAGAGCTATGAGGCGGGTCGCCCCACCAATCTCGGGTTCAACTCGCGTGGCGTAGCGCATTGGGCCGGTGGTGGGGAGAGCCGGATCTTCCTCGCCACCGGCGATGCGCGTCTGTGGGCGCTGGACGCCGCCACAGGAGAGCCCGTCGCAGACTTTGGCAGTGAGGGGAGCATCGATCTCACCGCGGGGCTTCGGCGCGAGGTGTCCGGACGTAGCTATCAGGTCATGTCCCCGCCGCTGGTCGTCGGTGACGTGGTCGTGATCGGGTCCTCGATCTCGGATGGTCCGCGCTACATGACCGCGCCGCCGGGTGACGTCCGTGCCTTCGACGTACGCACGGGAGAGCGGCGGTGGATCTTCCACACGGTGCCGCAGGCGGGGGAGCCAGGTAACGACACCTGGGAGAACGACTCCTGGCAATACACCGGGAATACGAACGTCTGGACCATCATGAGTGCCGACGAAGAGCTGGGGTACGTCTACCTGCCGATCGGCACGCCGACCAACGACTGGTACGGTGGCCACCGCCTCGGGGACAACCTGTTCGCCGAAAGCCTGGTGGCCGTCGAGGCGGCGACGGGCCGCCGCGTGTGGCATTACCAGTTCGTGCACCACGGGGTGTGGGACTATGACATCCCGGCGGCGCCGACGCTGATCGACATCACCGTGGACGGCCGGCGCATCAAGGCCGTGGCGCAGGTGACCAAGCAGGGCTTCGTATACGTGTTCGATCGGGTCACGGGCGAGCCCGTTTGGCCGATCGAGGAGCGTCCGGTCCCTCCGTCGACCGTTCCGGGAGAGCGGCTGTCCCCGACACAACCGTTCCCGACGCGACCCGCCCCGTTCGAGCGACAGGGGATTACGGTCGATGATCTCATAGACTTCACACCCGAACTCCGCGCCGAGGCGGAGGCTCTTCTCGAGAACTCCGACCATGGTGGGCTGTTCCATCCGCCGTCACAAAAGGGAACGCTGAACCTGCCCGGTTGGGGGGGGGGCGCGAACTGGCAGGGCGCGGCGGTCGATCCGTCGAACGGCATGTTGTACGTGCCGTCGCGAACGAGCCCGATCACGGTTCGGCTGGTGGAGGCAGATTCCGCGCGGTCGGACTTCCGGTACATGAGAGGGCGGGGCGGTTCCCCTCTCGGCCCGCAGCGGTTGCCGCTGGTCAAGCCGCCGTACGCGCGGCTGACCGCCATCGACCTCAATACGGGGGATCATGTTTGGCAGATCCCTCTCGGCGACGGAATCCGTGCCCGCGTAATCGACATGGGAATACCGGATCCCGGGCCTTTGGGCGGAGGTGCGTTCACAGGTCCGCTCTTGACCGAGACGCTGCTGTTCATCGGTCATGGCGGTGCCCGCGACGGGGCGGCCGGTGGCCCGGCTCTGCTGGTGCTGGACAAGGCGACGGGCGAGACCCTTCACACGATCGAGCTGCCGTCAACGCCGACAGGGACCCCCATGACCTATATGGCGGCGGGCCGTCAGTATATCGTGGTGGCCTTCGGCAGGAGCGACGAGACAGGTCTCATCGCGTTGGCGCTCAGGTAG
- a CDS encoding cupin domain-containing protein, with protein sequence MTHPEAIRPESKAVFDSEKMGKSTIFRSERVLVGLNAFEPGQEHRLHAHKGMDKIYHVLEGRGLFLLEDREVEMEAGVMLVAPDGVPHGIRNTSDDRLIVLAILTPAP encoded by the coding sequence ATGACGCACCCTGAAGCGATTCGACCGGAATCGAAAGCCGTCTTCGACTCCGAGAAGATGGGCAAGAGCACGATCTTCAGGTCGGAGCGCGTGCTCGTCGGGCTGAACGCCTTCGAGCCCGGCCAGGAACATCGGCTCCACGCCCACAAGGGCATGGACAAGATCTATCACGTGCTCGAAGGCCGGGGACTCTTCCTGCTCGAGGACCGCGAGGTCGAGATGGAGGCCGGCGTGATGCTCGTCGCCCCCGACGGCGTCCCGCACGGCATCCGCAACACGAGCGACGATCGCTTGATCGTGCTCGCTATTCTGACACCGGCGCCCTGA
- a CDS encoding carboxypeptidase regulatory-like domain-containing protein, with product MRRRIKSRSIFGITFIATVSLVGVSACEQAGREILIDDDDIGGVVTSPDGPEAGVWVIAETTDLPTPFNKIVVTDDEGRYVLPDLPSATYDVWVRGYGLVDSPKLEVTPGSMQDLTAVVAPDPHAAAQYYPAGYWFSLISVPDKDQFPGTGPDGNGISPSVESQAEWLRSLKSGGCMACHQMGNKATREIPPELGDFPSTVAAWDRRIQSGQAGGSMVGGLNRMGLRAALEMFGDWTDRIVAGEVPPAPPRPSGVERNVVISQWDWADPQAYLHDEASTDKRDPTVNANGPIYGALEASADYIPVLDPVRHAASQVPVPVRDPNTPVASGPPLMPSPYWGDEAIWDSRANVHNPMLDHRARVWLTSRIRPAANPPFCREGSDHPSAQRFPTTRTGRNLAMFDPATEEFKLISTCFSTHHLIFAEDDDHTLWTSGGGQVIGWLNTRMYDETGDEEASQGWSPLILDTNGNGALDEWVEPGEPVDPTKDKRITSGYYAVAFNPTDGSIWGTSLGFPGGVIRFDPATGLTEFYEPPWGNPDVPEQGYSPRGGDIDRDGVMWTALASGHMASFDRSKCAGPLNGPTATGQHCPEGWTLYPEPLPQLKGLTDSGSAESSYYTWVDQFNTLGLGEGVPINTGNGSEGLLALRDGEWVVLRVPYPLGFYTKWMDGRIDDPNAGWKGKGLWATYSTRAPFHLETGKGTSSKVVKFQLRPDPLAR from the coding sequence ATGAGGAGAAGAATCAAGTCGCGGAGCATCTTTGGCATCACCTTCATCGCGACGGTGTCACTGGTCGGAGTGAGCGCTTGCGAGCAGGCCGGCAGGGAAATCCTGATCGATGACGACGACATCGGCGGGGTCGTCACCAGCCCCGACGGGCCGGAGGCCGGCGTGTGGGTCATCGCCGAGACCACCGACTTGCCCACGCCCTTCAACAAGATCGTCGTAACGGACGACGAGGGCCGCTACGTGCTCCCCGATCTGCCGAGCGCGACCTACGACGTGTGGGTGCGCGGCTACGGACTCGTCGATTCGCCGAAGCTCGAGGTCACGCCCGGCAGCATGCAAGACCTCACGGCGGTGGTGGCACCCGATCCGCACGCGGCGGCGCAGTACTACCCGGCCGGCTATTGGTTCTCCCTGATCAGCGTACCGGACAAGGATCAGTTCCCGGGCACGGGACCTGACGGGAACGGCATCTCTCCCAGCGTGGAGAGCCAGGCCGAGTGGCTCAGGAGCCTCAAGTCGGGTGGCTGTATGGCGTGTCATCAAATGGGCAACAAGGCGACTCGGGAGATTCCGCCCGAGCTCGGGGACTTCCCCTCGACCGTGGCCGCGTGGGATCGGCGCATCCAATCCGGGCAAGCGGGCGGTAGCATGGTAGGGGGTCTCAACAGGATGGGCCTGAGGGCGGCGCTGGAGATGTTCGGTGACTGGACCGATCGCATCGTCGCGGGCGAAGTGCCGCCCGCGCCGCCCCGGCCGTCAGGCGTAGAGCGCAACGTCGTCATTTCCCAGTGGGACTGGGCCGATCCGCAGGCGTACCTCCATGACGAGGCCTCCACCGACAAGCGAGACCCCACGGTCAATGCCAACGGGCCGATCTACGGCGCGCTCGAGGCCAGCGCGGACTACATTCCCGTTCTGGACCCCGTGCGCCACGCGGCGAGCCAGGTGCCGGTCCCGGTGCGCGATCCGAACACGCCCGTGGCGTCGGGGCCTCCGTTGATGCCGTCGCCGTATTGGGGGGACGAGGCGATCTGGGACAGCCGGGCCAACGTCCACAACCCGATGCTCGATCACCGGGCGCGGGTCTGGCTCACCTCCAGGATTCGGCCGGCTGCGAATCCGCCGTTCTGCCGGGAGGGCTCCGACCATCCGTCCGCGCAGCGCTTCCCGACCACTCGAACCGGCCGCAACCTCGCCATGTTCGATCCGGCGACCGAGGAGTTCAAGCTCATCAGCACGTGCTTCAGCACGCATCATCTGATCTTCGCGGAAGACGACGACCACACTCTGTGGACGAGCGGTGGCGGCCAGGTCATCGGTTGGCTGAACACCAGGATGTACGACGAGACCGGAGACGAAGAAGCGTCACAGGGCTGGTCTCCGCTCATCCTCGACACCAACGGGAACGGTGCACTGGACGAGTGGGTCGAGCCGGGTGAGCCGGTCGATCCTACCAAGGACAAGCGGATCACCTCGGGCTACTACGCCGTCGCCTTCAATCCGACCGACGGCTCGATCTGGGGCACGTCGTTGGGCTTCCCCGGAGGGGTCATCCGGTTCGATCCAGCAACGGGTCTCACGGAATTCTACGAGCCGCCGTGGGGCAACCCAGACGTTCCCGAACAGGGCTACTCGCCGCGCGGCGGGGACATCGACCGCGACGGCGTGATGTGGACCGCGCTGGCGAGCGGGCACATGGCGAGCTTCGATCGCAGCAAGTGCGCGGGGCCTCTCAACGGACCGACCGCGACGGGACAGCACTGTCCTGAGGGTTGGACGCTCTATCCGGAGCCGTTGCCACAGTTGAAGGGTCTGACCGACTCCGGCAGCGCAGAGTCCAGCTACTACACGTGGGTGGACCAGTTCAACACGCTCGGGCTGGGCGAGGGCGTGCCGATCAACACCGGCAATGGATCCGAAGGACTGCTCGCGCTGCGGGACGGGGAGTGGGTCGTGCTGCGCGTGCCTTACCCGCTCGGGTTCTACACCAAGTGGATGGATGGCCGCATTGACGATCCGAACGCTGGTTGGAAAGGAAAGGGCCTATGGGCGACGTACAGCACCCGGGCGCCTTTCCATCTCGAGACCGGCAAGGGCACTTCGAGCAAGGTCGTGAAGTTTCAGCTGAGGCCCGACCCGCTCGCGCGGTAG
- a CDS encoding SMP-30/gluconolactonase/LRE family protein — MGQATRARHRVLVMAAFALACSMSQQAYAQSLVAPGAQVEKLHGDFQFTEGPTADALGNIYFTDIPANRIYRWSLDGTLSVVRESTGGANGLIFDRDGNLMAAEGSAQRLTTMDSEGNVSVIVERFEGKRLNSPNDMWIDARGGFYFTDPRYQFGEYPVEQDGEHVYYVSPDRSSITRVVSDMGKPNGVIGSLDGTKLYVADTSGETYVLDVRADATLGPKQLFAPQASDGMTMDERGNLYLTWRAGVTVYSPDGEQLEIIQVPEMPANVGFGGEDGRTLFITARTGLYSVRMSVRGAGLRAGESPAATVTGPVPVNVTPGDPSHDFIFSMSGMDLAGHGYIEEEFFIEGTANRYTPSEMETADVVDGGHPYKTRFIVRRPADPADFNGTVVIEWVNVTAGRDLDIDWLQVGQHFMRSGYAWIGLSAQRVGVDQMREWSPTRYGTLDVTAGGTIENDALSYDILTAMGRVVRQPGEVDPLGGLEVERLFATGHSQSAGRLAVYLNNVHPRDPVFDAVVVHGGGGRIRDDQDVKIWKLMAETDMVRRVGSRQPDTDTFRQWEVAGSSHVDVFYGQERVKAIAVSEGRDPAQAQLRDLVCDRPVYSRVPFRHVMHAAFDQLVRWVDDGTAPPTAPSIEAAPTGSETVFARDAHGNALGGIRLAAHAVPTATNTGINTGSGFCRLYGSNEPFSAATLATLYPTHAEYVTAVRAAVAANLERGYILDYDAKATIREAEAADIGRR, encoded by the coding sequence ATGGGACAAGCCACGCGTGCACGTCATCGGGTTCTCGTCATGGCGGCGTTCGCGTTGGCGTGTTCGATGTCGCAGCAAGCCTACGCTCAATCTCTCGTTGCTCCGGGTGCTCAGGTCGAGAAGCTGCACGGGGACTTCCAGTTCACCGAAGGCCCCACGGCGGACGCCCTCGGAAACATCTACTTCACGGATATCCCGGCGAACCGGATCTATCGTTGGTCTCTGGATGGGACGCTCTCCGTCGTGCGCGAGAGCACGGGCGGAGCCAACGGCCTGATCTTCGACCGTGACGGCAATCTCATGGCGGCCGAGGGAAGCGCGCAGCGCCTGACCACCATGGATTCTGAGGGCAACGTTTCGGTGATCGTGGAGCGCTTCGAGGGAAAAAGGCTGAACAGTCCCAATGACATGTGGATCGACGCCAGGGGCGGGTTCTACTTCACGGATCCCCGGTACCAGTTCGGTGAATACCCTGTGGAGCAGGATGGTGAACACGTCTACTACGTGTCGCCGGACCGGAGCTCGATCACTCGCGTCGTGAGCGACATGGGCAAACCGAACGGTGTCATCGGTTCTCTGGACGGCACCAAGCTGTACGTCGCCGACACGTCCGGCGAGACCTACGTACTCGACGTTCGCGCCGACGCTACGCTAGGTCCGAAGCAGCTGTTCGCGCCCCAGGCCTCGGACGGCATGACCATGGACGAGCGGGGCAATCTCTACCTGACGTGGCGCGCGGGCGTGACGGTCTACAGCCCCGACGGCGAGCAGCTCGAGATCATTCAGGTTCCCGAAATGCCCGCCAACGTGGGATTCGGCGGCGAGGACGGCAGAACTCTCTTCATCACTGCGCGGACAGGGCTCTATTCCGTGCGTATGAGCGTAAGGGGCGCCGGTCTCAGGGCAGGAGAGTCTCCCGCGGCGACCGTCACCGGGCCGGTTCCGGTCAACGTCACGCCTGGCGACCCATCGCACGACTTCATCTTCTCGATGTCGGGCATGGACCTCGCCGGGCACGGATACATCGAGGAGGAATTCTTCATCGAGGGCACCGCCAACAGATACACGCCGTCCGAGATGGAGACGGCGGATGTGGTGGACGGGGGACACCCGTACAAGACGCGCTTCATCGTCCGGCGCCCGGCCGATCCCGCAGACTTCAACGGCACTGTGGTGATCGAGTGGGTCAACGTCACGGCGGGACGTGACCTGGACATCGACTGGCTGCAAGTCGGGCAGCACTTCATGCGCAGCGGCTATGCGTGGATCGGCCTCTCCGCGCAGCGGGTCGGAGTCGACCAGATGAGGGAGTGGAGCCCCACCCGCTACGGTACCCTCGATGTGACCGCCGGGGGAACGATCGAGAACGACGCTCTTTCCTACGACATCCTGACGGCGATGGGCAGGGTGGTCCGCCAGCCGGGCGAGGTCGACCCTCTAGGAGGTCTCGAGGTCGAACGCCTGTTCGCGACCGGGCATTCGCAGTCGGCCGGGCGGCTCGCCGTGTATCTCAACAACGTACACCCCAGGGATCCGGTCTTCGACGCGGTCGTCGTGCACGGTGGGGGTGGACGAATCCGGGACGACCAGGATGTAAAGATCTGGAAGCTGATGGCGGAGACCGACATGGTGAGGCGCGTGGGCAGTCGGCAGCCGGACACCGACACGTTCCGCCAGTGGGAGGTCGCCGGCTCGTCCCACGTCGACGTCTTCTACGGACAGGAACGCGTCAAGGCCATCGCAGTCAGCGAGGGGAGGGATCCGGCCCAGGCCCAGCTGCGCGATCTTGTGTGCGATCGACCCGTCTACAGCCGGGTTCCGTTCCGGCACGTGATGCATGCGGCGTTCGATCAACTGGTGCGCTGGGTGGACGACGGCACGGCGCCCCCGACCGCGCCCTCCATCGAGGCCGCTCCAACGGGCTCGGAGACGGTCTTCGCGCGAGACGCGCATGGCAACGCGCTCGGCGGCATCCGCCTCGCGGCGCATGCGGTGCCGACGGCGACCAATACCGGCATCAACACGGGGTCGGGCTTCTGTCGCCTCTACGGCTCCAACGAACCGTTCAGCGCGGCCACGCTCGCGACGCTTTATCCGACGCATGCGGAGTACGTCACCGCGGTGAGGGCTGCCGTGGCGGCCAACCTCGAGCGTGGCTACATCTTGGACTACGACGCAAAGGCCACGATCCGAGAGGCGGAGGCGGCGGACATCGGACGGCGCTGA